A part of Loxodonta africana isolate mLoxAfr1 chromosome 11, mLoxAfr1.hap2, whole genome shotgun sequence genomic DNA contains:
- the CA11 gene encoding carbonic anhydrase-related protein 11 isoform X1, with the protein MEGATRLSAPRALVLWAALGAAAHIGPAPDPEDWWSYKDNLQGNFVPGPPFWGLVNAAWSLCAVGKRQSPVDVELKRVLYDPFLPPLRLSTGGEKLRGTLYNTGRHVSFLPAPRPVVNVSGGPLLYSHRLSELRLLFGARDGAGSEHQINHQGFSAEVQLIHFNQELYGNLSAASRGPNGLAILSLFVNVAGSSNQFLSRLLNRDTITRISYKNDAYFLQDLSLELLFPESFGFITYQGSLSTPPCSETVTWILIDRALNITSLQMHSLRLLSQNPPSQIFQSLSGNGRPLQPLAHRALRGNRDPRHPERRCRGPNYRLHGMVQSAPPPRLGLTRLCVPLMSQYGTALPPFSVSAHSPPSVSTWYSPPPRLLRPLVVHDLFFLFIALQLGI; encoded by the exons ATGGAGGGTGCCACTCGCCTGAGCGCCCCTCGAGCGCTGGTACTCTGGGCCGCACTCGGGGCGGCAG CTCACATCGGACCAGCACCTGACCCCGAGGACTGGTGGAGCTACAAGGATAATCTCCAGGGAAACTTCGTGCCAG GGCCTCCCTTCTGGGGCCTGGTGAATGCAGCCTGGAGTTTGTGTGCCGTGGGCAAGCGGCAGAGCCCTGTGGATGTGGAGCTGAAGAGGGTCCTTTATGACCCCTTTCTGCCCCCCTTGAGGCTCAGCACTGGGGGAGAGAAG CTCCGGGGAACTCTGTACAACACGGGCCGCCACGTCTCCTTCCTGCCTGCACCCCGGCCTGTGGTCAATGTGTCTGGAGGTCCCCTCCTTTATAGCCACCGACTCAGTGAACTGCGGCTGCTTTTTGGGGCGCGGGATGGAGCTGGCTCTGAACACCAGATCAACCATCAGGGCTTCTCTGCTGAG GTGCAGCTCATCCACTTCAATCAGGAACTCTACGGGAACCTCAGTGCCGCCTCCAGAGGCCCCAATGGCCTGGCCATCCTCAGCCTCTTTGTCAAT GTGGCCGGCAGCTCAAACCAATTCCTCAGCCGCCTTCTCAACCGCGACACCATCACTCGCATTTCCTACAAGA ATGATGCCTACTTTCTTCAAGACCTGAGCCTGGAGCTCCTATTCCCTGAATCCTTCGGCTTCATTACCTATCAGGGCTCTCTCAGCACCCCGCCCTGCTCGGAGACTGTCACCTGGATTTTGATTGACAGGGCCCTCAATATCACCTCCCTTCAG ATGCACTCCCTGAGACTCCTGAGCCAGAATCCTCCATCCCAGATCTTCCAGAGCCTCAGCGGTAACGGCCGGCCCCTGCAGCCCTTGGCCCACAGGGCCTTGAGGGGCAACAGGGACCCCCGGCACCCCGAGAGGCGCTGCCGAGGCCCCAACTACCGCCTGCATGGTATGGTCCAATCTGCACCCCCTCCACGCCTTGGTCTAACCCGCCTATGTGTTCCCTTGATGTCTCAATatggcacagccctaccccctttTTCTGTGAGCGCTCATTCTCCTCCCTCTGTGTCAACTTGGTACAGTCCACCTCCCCGCCTCCTTAGACCATTGGTGGTCCatgatttgtttttcctcttcattGCTTTGCAACTCGGTATATAA
- the CA11 gene encoding carbonic anhydrase-related protein 11 isoform X2, which produces MEGATRLSAPRALVLWAALGAAAHIGPAPDPEDWWSYKDNLQGNFVPGPPFWGLVNAAWSLCAVGKRQSPVDVELKRVLYDPFLPPLRLSTGGEKLRGTLYNTGRHVSFLPAPRPVVNVSGGPLLYSHRLSELRLLFGARDGAGSEHQINHQGFSAEVQLIHFNQELYGNLSAASRGPNGLAILSLFVNVAGSSNQFLSRLLNRDTITRISYKNDAYFLQDLSLELLFPESFGFITYQGSLSTPPCSETVTWILIDRALNITSLQMHSLRLLSQNPPSQIFQSLSGNGRPLQPLAHRALRGNRDPRHPERRCRGPNYRLHVDGAPHGR; this is translated from the exons ATGGAGGGTGCCACTCGCCTGAGCGCCCCTCGAGCGCTGGTACTCTGGGCCGCACTCGGGGCGGCAG CTCACATCGGACCAGCACCTGACCCCGAGGACTGGTGGAGCTACAAGGATAATCTCCAGGGAAACTTCGTGCCAG GGCCTCCCTTCTGGGGCCTGGTGAATGCAGCCTGGAGTTTGTGTGCCGTGGGCAAGCGGCAGAGCCCTGTGGATGTGGAGCTGAAGAGGGTCCTTTATGACCCCTTTCTGCCCCCCTTGAGGCTCAGCACTGGGGGAGAGAAG CTCCGGGGAACTCTGTACAACACGGGCCGCCACGTCTCCTTCCTGCCTGCACCCCGGCCTGTGGTCAATGTGTCTGGAGGTCCCCTCCTTTATAGCCACCGACTCAGTGAACTGCGGCTGCTTTTTGGGGCGCGGGATGGAGCTGGCTCTGAACACCAGATCAACCATCAGGGCTTCTCTGCTGAG GTGCAGCTCATCCACTTCAATCAGGAACTCTACGGGAACCTCAGTGCCGCCTCCAGAGGCCCCAATGGCCTGGCCATCCTCAGCCTCTTTGTCAAT GTGGCCGGCAGCTCAAACCAATTCCTCAGCCGCCTTCTCAACCGCGACACCATCACTCGCATTTCCTACAAGA ATGATGCCTACTTTCTTCAAGACCTGAGCCTGGAGCTCCTATTCCCTGAATCCTTCGGCTTCATTACCTATCAGGGCTCTCTCAGCACCCCGCCCTGCTCGGAGACTGTCACCTGGATTTTGATTGACAGGGCCCTCAATATCACCTCCCTTCAG ATGCACTCCCTGAGACTCCTGAGCCAGAATCCTCCATCCCAGATCTTCCAGAGCCTCAGCGGTAACGGCCGGCCCCTGCAGCCCTTGGCCCACAGGGCCTTGAGGGGCAACAGGGACCCCCGGCACCCCGAGAGGCGCTGCCGAGGCCCCAACTACCGCCTGCATG TGGATGGTGCCCCCCATGGTCGCTGA